Genomic segment of Nothobranchius furzeri strain GRZ-AD chromosome 12, NfurGRZ-RIMD1, whole genome shotgun sequence:
ACTTTTAAAAACCTGTGTCCAAACAGGTGACCGTAAGTTATTGAGTAGACGATGTAAATAAAAACACGCTGCCGTATTACCTGTGGTAGATCTTCTCTTCAATGGTCCCTGCAGTCAGCAGCCTATAAATAGTTACCTGCTGCTTTTGACCTATCCTCCACGCTCGCTCGCGGGCCTTTGAAAACACAACACGTTTAAACAAATGATTAAAGTGTGAAAAAAAGGGGAAAAACTCAGGAGAAGCAGACATTTTATTAACTCTCATTAACTTGTTTTATCTTTCAATAAATCTGCAGTGGCCtcaagtataaatgaatgccttgtgagtcaatctttgtggaaaaaaagctcttgCTCTCCTGTTTCGGGAAGTAGACGTTAGTtggagaggggagcagaaaatggcaggatttggagtttttttCATTACTATTCacgatattcagacatcttgcctctgactggctaatagcaatgcaactcttccactgcctctgttcactctgcaacgttaatgttttatttccacaaataacaaaagcctgaaggagttctaccgttctgtggcgttgctaatgctaacggttagcttctgctagctgagacctgctctgttctctcctgcagctaaatcaacaacagcctttcccgttacgagtcaagatgggtgagcccatgagcgttaattcacagtgtgacatagatctgtgaggctttTTTGGACCCGAGCGTTTCCCGGTCTGTTTTCCCTCAGTGCCCAATGAAGGAAATATGGGTACATTTTCACATGTAGCCAGCATCTGAAACTGAGAGTGACTAATCATATCTTGAATAGGGATGCTCCGATTCGATCACATGATCAGAAATCGGGCCGGATCGTGTGATTTTAAAAAAGACCGGATTAAACTTTTTAGAACAACAAACAAGACTTTTAAAATTAATCCTGAGATAGATACTTTCAAAAGGAATAACAATGGcttacttttaatttcaacaagttcctctacatcaaaTGATATTTGTTTCTTGTACGTAAAACAACAAAGTAACGTCACACAATTTATGGCAGTCTGGGATTCAGACACCAAGGTGCAACTCTTAGCTAGCAGGCTACCGCAACGTGTCTCCTCAGgagagctaaaatgtctgcagCTTGGTGGTGCTTTAAAACGGAAGCGCTGGGAGAGCAACAGACACTTGTAACGTGTGCACACTAGGAATTCAACATGCTGGACAGGACAGCTGCATGATTTGCCGCCTTCCAAACAGACTACTTTCACATTTGGCTTTTCTCTTCGGGTGTCAACAAAGCAAATCGCCGGTTTCCCAGCTTGCCACTAACAGTCCCAGTTCACGGTGAACTCAGACAAAAGCACAGAGCCAGCTGACAGAGAAAGATACACTAATAAACAAAGAGAAACTGCCAACAAACTGCAAAAGCGAGTGTGTGTCTTAAGTCTGCTGCATCACCTGAGCTGCTCCAGtagctacaggtgttatgcaggGAAACGTTACCCTGTCTGCCGAGGCTCCACATGCCTGCCCCGTCACGGGAACATGCGCCGCTCAACAACTTGAAATATGAGCAACGCTGATACTTTTAAACATGCCCATAATATTAACAGGTTGTTTTAATCAATGCACTTCCTAAACAAGTGAAAGTGAAACCTAAAACATAAACAGCTGACCAACTTTTGATTCAGACAAATGTTTCTTAGTAAAATCTGAACTAGGCTATGTGAGCGTCTCACCTGCGTGTCCGTACTCGGGTTCCAGTCCGGGTCATAAATGATGACTCTGTTGGCTCCGGTCAGATTGACTCCCAAACCTCCGACTTTAGTGGTCAGCAAGAAGATAAAAATAGATTTGTCCTGTAATAAAAACAGACCAGAGGTGATTAAATCAAACTAATTCAATAGTTTTTACTTTGATAACAACTTTGTACTTCAATCTTCGTAATAAAACCTAAAAAATATACCAAATATAGTAAGTGTTGGATTTCTCACTATACTCGACTCTTTCAAAAACGCTGAAGATCAGAAAAAAAAACGAATGATATTAAAGACATAAACTTGCTGCCCTGACGCCTGGTGATGCTTCAACACATCACAAACCAAAGAGAACTTCCACTTTGAACAACAGATTGTCATCAATTAGTGTTTCCACCTCAGGCTGAGCAACGTTCCACTGAAGCTTTGAGTCCCTGAGGGCAGGATTTTCATGGGAAACACTCAGAGCCATTAGGGAAGGCTAATCCTTACTTCGTTGTAGCGAGTGATGAGCGGCTGTCGGGAAGCTATTGTGGTCGTCCCGTCCATTTTCAGGTAGGAGTAGTTCTTCTCCAAAACAAACACCTCCAAGATGTCCAACATCTGGAAATGAAGGAGAAGGTGTGAGGAAAAAGAAGAGGTGAGGTGGGCGGGGATGGAGAATGAGGGATTGAGGTTTGGATTAGCTCTAAAAGGATTAAAGCAGATTAATATTACATGGACAGAGATGCCGACAGGGAGGGTCTCAGGTTCCCTCTGAGGCATAATCTCATTGGTATTGACTGCAACAGCTGGggcctctgtcacacacacacacacacacacacacacacacacacacacacacacacacacacacacacacacacacacacacacacacacacacacacacacacacacccttcctcTGTTGCACATATTCAAAACGCTGGAAGTATCCAGCTGAAGATACAAACACGCGACATCACAATCTGACACGCGTAATTCAATCTACTTGTGTGAAAATATAAAGCTGTGATTGGTCATCTCCATCAGGGTGCAGAGTTCCTCACCTGTCTAGACTGAGTGAAGAGCAGGACCCTGTGTCCCTGTTTGAACCAGAGACGCAGCAGCGACTCGACCACCATCAGCTTGCCCGAGCGCTTCCAAAAGCCAAAGTGTTCCTCTTCGGTTAGCTGGTCCTCTGGGATCCCCCTCAGCATCCGGGGCCCGCCTGAGAAAAGGTCCGGGTGGTTACATATCTTACGCAGTGCGATCAGGCCTGAAAATACCTAAAGAGATGAAAAGAAACATGTTAATTTTAACGATGAACAGCATCCAACTgttaatttgttgtttttttctaatGTTGCACCTTTAAACAGATCCACACATTTACTTTAGTCTACAGGAATGAATTACATCATTTATTTACGGACAATAAAGGTTTTGTTTCTTGATGAGAGCCCAGTGGTCACTGCATTAGTAATGGTGGTTAATGGACTGAGAGTGACCACTGAATACATCTGTGCACAAGCTGGTCACCCGTGGCTCTTCAACCACGTCTATTGGTCAGTGGTGATAAATGGTAGTCTCTCTCTTTCGCTCTCTCGTGGGTCTGTGGCTAATGCAAGAACTGCACAACCTTTGAAGAGTGGGTTCAAAAACTAAACTCAAGTTAAGCTTTAATGGGTCTAAAACTTGCATATGGTAAAACTGCTTAGAAATCTGGAGCAAGCTTGAAAATAGAAATCTGTTTGGAAATAAATAAGAGTTTGAATTCATTAGATGAAAGACGCACTAATAAATAAGTATCGTTACTGGAAGTCTGCTAGATCAGGAAATGTGACCTGTTTGTTTTCGTAGTGtctaacaacaaaagaaaaagaaaaaattaaaatactttctcCTGATAAATCTAAACCACCTACTAAAGTTGATATTTTCAAACTTAAAGGGGACataatagggctgggcaataaatcgaaaatgtatcattatcgaaatgtctgactcttatcgagataatttttcccatgtcaataaatatgATAATAAAAAATGCGTGTAGGTTGGCAAAGTTCAAGtccctttaaagagacaatgtgtagtttttcccACAAATTTCTAGAAATATCATCAAAACATTGttgtaaatgaatgaaatgatgcccagttgttgaaaaatattgacggctttgtaacatataaccattaaagtcaggtctaaaatacatgggagcgggtctaaataTATCCCAATATCTCTATGAATGGGGAGGGTAGCATAGAACCACTTTTCACCTCtccaggctggaggagcagctcTACTTCTAGTCCCTGTCAGGtaccggagcttctcagcttatagtagcctGAGCGGGGAAGGGGtgtgcgtggccagctccagcttgtttttaaagccctgcaatgactcattctggaaggtattgaaATTGCCAATAATAAAAGTGCTGAAATCCCTTTATTTGAGAGGCATTTAATGCAAATAACTTGATAAAACCACATGTTTTTGACTTGGCAGTGACTTCAGATATCCCAGATAATGCCATCAACAACAGAAAAATAAAGTCTTAATAAATACtatgtaacgtccaaaagggtaaatttttcaccatctacattgaccaacatagtgacctttcatctacagcataaatccactttctattaggccttctaaatccagaaggttctgctcagctcgtGTTGACAtttcatgaagacaaaacattcaaatagaCACTCTGtcccaaggtcctacactctctgcTTATAAGCCagacaacattcttcactctgaataagtgaagactccatgattttataGTTATAAGTGAAATAATCACATGTGATTAATGAatgtgtttaaatcaaatgtttgaataatctgtgcttaaatcaatgaatttgaaatgaatattgttcttacaatgatccatttaaatCACAAattagtatgtgtttgatttaacaagttaatctttGTTTACGCTCACACATATTACAATAGGAGTGTtaagacattctcattcacagtgttaaaaacatctttgtatctgcaagaaggcgtggctttctgaggaatgtacgggtaaagccttccagacacggcgcattctgatttgccagaaatgataaataatgactttattaaaacaggatttacttcccgattaattcagtttccagctgagcccCGATTCGGCCACATGGGGAAAGAAGCATCTCTTTTAAAACCATCTCCTTTggccttaagtcaaaacctttctgcgacgctgcaagtgattacagacacgacagctcttttcagagctccttcaactctcagacatccaccttggacacctaacctgcagaccccgggttgcatcttatGGCCGGGgacgctgaactcagaggaagctactaatctgagTATCGTAGCTTcggcgtccggtgacctcaccactctgatttgagcaactcataccagggcatcgtaagcctgcatactggtgtctgatgagattttttttattatcaataactaactctctagtttataacacacaacaaattcttttacaaccagatttcacaatttctctcagatacaaagattggttgctacaacatctagcttccattacatcacctcacatccactgcatcacatctcattattcatatattGTCATGTATCGTTAGTTTAGGAAAAGCAATTCAATTCATTTTATaagctatatactgactctgtctgaattaatacaaagtgtgtttatggtccctgaataagcaacgaACCCAAGAATCTtccgattaaacattcaaagatcaatctgattgacatttcatatttgtatggaatatcacatcttattggtcataataaaAATGTATTCCACTACAACTGTGTCCAGTCTAAAAATAACCTACCTGCATGTCACCATTTAGTATTTGGTAGACCTCTTTGGAATCTAAGAAGCTTTGATAAACCTGCCGCTGGTCCTGTGTTAATCTGCAAAAcagcacctacacacacacacacacacacacacacacacacacacacacacacacacacacacacacacacacacacacacacacacacacacacacacacacacacacacacacacacaggagagggTACAAGTTTAAAAAAAGACAGTGAACATCTGCTTTAAAGCCCCTGGATGATGTGAAGTGAGTGAGAAGAGACATTAGAGGGAGACGAGGTGTTTTTGGAAGCAAACGTCATCCTCAGGGACCGATTTAACGAACCGAAGTGGACAAAGCAGTCAACCAGCGTCAGCCACGAGGACAGACCAGAGACCAGCCACTTTAATGAATACCAACTCCTTTTACTTTACTAGGACTTTATTATCTAGCTTCACCTGACAAGAGCCATACACATTCATCAAACTCTCTGTAGATGAGGCACAAAGAGTCACATCATCCAATCAGATAAACTCCGGCACAGCTGAGAGGAGGGAGGCATTAGAGGCTGTTCGATAGTTTAGAAAAAGGGTCAAGCAGCTCACGACGACGAGGAATACCTGTTCGTTTTTGTCAGGTAGGGAGAGGTTGGCCTTGACGTCTGCCTTCATCCTTCGGAGCAGGTAAGGATTTATTGTGTCCCtcagcacacacgcacacttgaACGCCGTCTGGACCTACAAAATGACAACAGTTAGACCCCAGAGGATATACAAACACATCAGCACACGCATCCGTCTCCTCCTCAGCACTACGAACCATTAAACATTGATCAGCGCACTTTCGGTCTCAAGGGGCAGAGCCTTCTTCCTTTATCGGTACCACTGATCAAAAACACACTCGGTCCCACCCCCATGAAGCCCCACTGCTGCTCTTTATCCAGAGCTGGTGCTAAAAGCCAGTTAGCTCTTTAAACATTAACCCACTAGGGGTTCACATGGATCAAAGACACCGTTGGCAGTGCTGGAGGGGACAATAAACAGGAAAAATCTAGAGATAAATGGAGGAAAAAGTGGAGAAAAAAATGGATGGGCAGCAGAGGATTCAGCGATCTCAGCACAAGCTGCTGAGTGGATTCACATGGGGGGTGCAAGAGCACGTTTCAGTAATGGTTTCAATATGCACACGCTCATCAAGCCCCTCCCCAAACACATGCATCTTCACATATATCTGTTTGTACACTCGTGCCTTTTATGCATCATCCGAGGGCTTTCTCTGCTGCTctgagagtttcaccatctggatAAAGCAGCAAAGCTCTGGCCTCTCTGACcatttaataacattaataattAGTAAAGGTTTTTATTATTGACAGCGGAAGAAGCATCAATAGGCAGCTTAAATAATTAAATCTATACAGTCAGTGGGTTATTAACGATTGGACGCTAATGACAAAGGGCTACGGTTTAGCTCACCGTCTCTTTACTTTATCCTCTTCCACTCTCACACATTAGGGATAAACTCAAGTTCCTTTGCATAGATGCACATTATCCAGAACCACACTTAATGGCTCTGCTGCACATTCCTCCTCTAACTCTAAAAAcgatgctaaagcacatttgtGTGAATTTGGTTCTGCTGTTCTAACCTTCTAATCAAGACTGATCCTAGGAATCTTCTaactcaatttttttttttttacttaatcaTGTACCTGTACAGGTGAGGCATTGCTGTATCCTCCCATGGTAATTGGCACCGAAAATTGCTCCATGAAGACAGGTAATGTCCCCAATTTTCCAGGGAAGACAAAGTCGAAGAGAGACCAGAGTTCCTTCAAGTTGTTCTGCATCGGTGAGCCTGACAGGATGAACCTGTGAGGAGTCCGAAACTACAGAGAAAGCAGCAATAGGACCAGAATTTGGTCAAAACAGGCTTAAATATGAAGAAAATAAAGGTTTTTAATGGCCACAGAATGAGAGgagtgtttctgtgtgtgaaCAGAACCTGTTTGCATGCAGTGGTGACTCCAGCGTTTGGATTTCTGATCTTGTGGCCCTCATCCAGGATGATGTAGTGCCAGTCATAACGCAGTAAGGCGTCTTGCAGATTCCTCACGGCTGAATATGAGGTGATCAAGATGCCATGGCACGATGTGATTTCTGGAATCAGCTTTTCCtgaaatataaacaaataaaattctAAATCTTCTAAGCATCAATCATCCAAGCAGAGGAACTCTTTCAAAGCTGGAAAATTACAGGTAAGAAATTAAACTGTAAAAAAATGAAGACCTCTAGTGCCCCCCAGAGGAAATAAAGCCTTTCTAGTTACATGATGAATTATAAAGCGTTACCTTATTACTGGTAAAGGAGCCGGTCTCATGCAGAACTGCCACCCTGAAAGGAGGCCACCAGGTGTGAAACTCCTTTACCCACTGATGCATGACCGTTGCCGGGCACACGATGATGGTTGGACCCAAGCCAACGTACCTACACACAGCAGGCACATGAAGTATGAAGGTAAATAAACGGATTATTCTCAAGATATTCATTTgtgaataacaaaatgatgaagccTCAAGGAAACCACAGAAGTTCAGTGGTACAGAACTCAAAAGCCTCCACCTCTGTTCGTCCACTCCACCTGTGAGTTTTACGCAGAAATGAAAGAAAGCAGGAGGACATACCTTCAACTCCTCTGAAGATTTACAAGAAGTTTGTCAAACGCATTGAGACACACAGAGATGAACTAATGGGCTGATATGAATCCCTGCCTGGTGGAAGCTATTGATACTCGGCCATAATTGAGTTTGCAAGCAATCAATTTGTGGGCTTCTCTAGCAGACAGAGTATTGACCATCAGGGAAGCTCCGCCCACAGAACGCGCAAGTGTTGTCAGTGCAGTAAAAGCAGATTATCACCGCCACTCCCTCTTGTTCTGTGTGGTTGGTTTGTtgtccccctacacacacacacgcacgcacacatgcacgcacgcacacacacacacgcacacacttccATCCCCACTTCATGAGTCTAACACTCATTTTAGGCGCTCATGAAGACACCGACACCATCTTTCTCACGTCCACGCTCAGGAGTGTCAGTGTTTTCTCTGATGTCTGCAGTAAGAAAGTGAAGAGTCTGATAATTGAAACATGTTTAATAATTCAGACGAACACTCTCAAGCAGAAATCCTTCTAATCAAATATTCATACCATACAGACACACAGTCTCTGGAcacggtctgtgtgtgtgtgtgtgtgtacctgtagtTGGAACCTCTCGTTCTCAGTTTGCTGTAGCTTAGTCCAGCCAGAAAGCTGATGACCTGGATGGTTTTGCCCAGTCCCATCTCATCTCCCAGGATGCCGCCTGCCTGCTGACAGTGGAGTTCCCACATCCACCGCACACCAGTCTGCTGGTATCTGAAAGTAGGACAAACAAGATATTTACTCAACAAAAATGCAGCATTTCTAAAAGGCCATGCGTCATGTCAGAGTTTAAAACTAATATCAACTTCTGTTGAAAATAGATGGCAGTTATAATCATTTTAAATCTAAAATTGAAAGTAATGTTTTGTATGATCTCATGCATTTAGAGACTTAGCATGATCTTTTAGCACACTACGTGCATGTTGTTAATACCTCTCAGCTACAGCCACATGCCACTGAAGCTCAATATCTTTGAATTCAACTGTGTTTTGGCTTTTTGTGTTAGCTAAATGAATAAGTAGCAGCAGCTAGAGGTCGACCAATGTTGGTTTTTCTTATGCCAatatgtaggagacacggtcagccgatggccgatattaGCGTGGTTAGCCAATGATTGATACACACTGCTGAATTTCATAGCCAATATCTATATtttaccttattttcatgctaaaatgtcaataACATCATCAGTTGATGCATacaatttctgaagctgaatcggtTTTAAAACTCAGAATTTAACTAattgttaaatcttaactttgtgcactttTCAGTGTTAAAGTGGGACACCAAATAGAGCATTTATTAGATGTTAGTAGTGAAAGTAGTTTTAAATTAATTCTGAACAACACCGGGTCACCCTAGGATGAGCCTGACTTTAAGTCGGCCTAACAAAGGACAAATATCGGCTAACGCTGATGTATAATAAACATTAAATATCGGCCCGATTATATCAGTCTATCCCCAGTAGAAGTCATCTTATACTGGATTAACTCCAAAAGTTACTCCAAGGTAGATGGACATCCAGCGATTATTTTCTggaagtttcattaaaatctccGGAGTGTTTTTTAGATATTTGCTAAAACACCAAGAAAAACTAACACAGCCACAAAAACATTTGGCTGTTTGGCAGCAGCCACTGAAACATTCAGTTTATTGCTTATTGATAGATAAATCTTGCTTAACCATTATAACCACGAGGCAAAAGTCTACAAGTGCGTGTGAGTCAACACAATCAAAGATAGATGTTCTGCACTCTCACCGTCCCTTTCCAGGTGACAAACACCTTTTGTATTTCTTCACCGCCGCTGATGTGTCTCATTGAACTTACTTGTAAAGTTTTTTCCAAAGAAATCCAGGAACTTTGAAGCCTTCGTCAAACTCAACGTCGCTGTCGTCCGTTAGCTCCTCGCCCATTTCTCGCTTCTCCTCCCGCTCTCGAAGTCGCTGCCGCTTCCATTTCCTGACAGGACAACAACACTCACCGTTGCAAAACTATTTTATCTATTAACGAACTCTTGCCTGAAACCAAAGGTACGTGAGTTTAATCAAAAGCCAGCTTCTAGAGCGTCTCTTAACGGGTGTAGAGGCTGAACCTGTGACTGTTTCTCTTGAGCGGGGGAGCGTTTGCGACATATACGGTAAATGTAAAGAGAAGAGTTTTAATAGTGCAGAAGAGAGGGCAGTTAGAGGCACAGTCGTCACGCAGCAAATGAAGATTGATACAGACAATTAGTAGTGTGAGTTCCCCAGAAAGGTGTGAGGTGCAGAGGATAAGAATCCATCTTCATTTGGGCCTGGTCCTGTCACCCTGCAACGAAGCTGGTCCTTTAGCTGGGCCTGGGAGACCGCACTCTCTAATTAAGTCAAGACTAAGCATTGGTTCAGTTAATTACACTTTTCTGCCCCCCCCACCAGAAACACAGCCCACTCTAATAATATCATTCTTCACATAAGCCAGCCTCACCATTCACGCCATGTCTGCGTATTTGAATTGACATTCAGTCACTGCCGTGTAGAAAAAGGACACGTGCCAACACAATTTATTTGGCTGCTATAAATATTAAATCTCATTAGGGCTGCTCTTCCATTAATTTGAGCATTAGAGTGAACGAGCGTACAAAAACCATGTGCAGGAGGATAATTAGGGCAGTGCaagaggagaaagagaagaaCGGGGAGCGAATTTGCTTAGTCAAGAAGCAGCTGCCAATCTCATCTGGGATTAACTCTCTTTCTGCACTACGGAGCCAGAaaacacaaaacagaacaacTGATTTTCACCTTAAGTAAAGACAATAGCTCATTTGCACCAACGCCTTTACAAACGTGATGCAAAATAAAAGTCTCGGTCGGGTTCTTGTTAAATGTTTAGACGTGGGTTTATGCATtctagaacagaacagaacaaacTTTTCTCAAATAGCAGCTCTGCTCAGGCGATAATACAAAAACGTACCTTATCCGCTGCCTGTAGTACTCCACATCTCCATCGTCTTTGTGTTTCTTCTCTTTACCCCCATCTTCCTCATCTTCGTCTCCCTCTGAACTCTCAGGACTGTATTCTTCTTCACTTTCTCTTTTCTTTACTTTCTTATCACTTTTTCTTTTGAATGGTTTCAACTCGTACTCTTCATCGCCCTCATCCTCCCCAAAGCCCTCTTCCCTGGCCTCTCTCTCCTCCTGTTCAAAGTCTAGTACTTCTTCACTGGGCAGATACTCGGACCCCTCGCTGTCCGTTTCCTCTCCCTCAGTGTGCCGCCTCCTCCTTGGTTTCGGATGCTGCGGCTCAGCCTTAGGTCGGGCCTTAGGATGGGCCTTCAGAGCTGTTATCTGCAGCTTCCTCATGCGTTTCTTTAGCTTTTTATCCTTAGATGAAGAAACCGACTTTTTGGACTTTACCTTAGTCATCCCATTAAGActtaattctgtgtttttcttcttcctctgaaGAGGTAATTTCTTACGCTCAGTAGCTAACTTGGCTTGGTCTGCCAAGTACTGGTCAAAGGCAGAGTTCTCAGCCAGCATCAACTTTCGAGGCTCCTTCTTTACTTCCTTCTGTTGTATTCGGGTTCCAAAAGGAGTCATGTGACCTTTTCGAATGAGCTCTTCCCATTCGGTCTCCTGAGCTGGCATGAGCATGCTCCCCAGCGTGGACGGTCCTGGTTCTGATAAAACGCAACAAAAATAGAGTTAAATACAGAAATTGTTAAGAATCAATCATTTAAACTCTTCAAATGAAGACGTGTCACCTTCCTCTCCATCGTCTTCTGCAAACAGCTCAGCTTCCACTCTCTGAACATCTTCTCCACCCAGAATGGCCTGAAGTCGTTTCTGCTTTGCTCTAACTTTTTTCAGTTGTTTTTCCTGAATCAAAGTTTTATTCAGTTGCTGTTGTCACCGTCTTTCAGTTTCACTGTGTTGCTATTATATAAACCAATACAAGAATCTAAATACTCTTCATACATATTCTTTTTTACCTTGTTTTCCTTCTGTCGTTTGACAGATTCAATTTTTCTACTGATGTCCTTGCTGGAGGCTGCATAGGGAGTCAGCTGCTCAATAATCTTATTGATATGTTTCAGAGACGACGTAACAGACCTGAAACACGAGACAAGACAAATTACAGCTTAAAACCTTTTAAGAGttgatgtatttttatttatttaaaataactttCCACAATAACCTTCACTGATtgaaaaaaaacacaatagtgCAGATATAATCTTTTACATCGTCTCTTACCTGACATCATCCAGCACCAACTGGTACTCCTTTTCAGCCTCAGCTTTAACAGCAGCCTGACTGGCCTCCTGGATAGCCTCGTCCACTTGTTGCAGAACACCTTGCTCGAGAACATCCTGATCGTACACGGCCACACCTAAGCCTTGAAGTTCATCCGCTCCTGAACTGGCAGAAGCAACTTGGATGCGCTGACGGTCGATTTGAACCAAGGCTCCAGACCTCTTACCAGCTGAAAACAATCATGCTACAACATTAATACATTGTTTATAACTCTGGACAACTCAAACGTGGCATAGCTCACCACTGTTACACTCCCCTGGCCCATTGTTGGCTGGATATGCTGCAGCTGCCTCTGAGACATGGTTGTTTTCAGGGAAGGTGCAAACTGCTGAACCCCTTGCAGCTCCATCCTCCTCTGGTCCTCCGGGGATGAGTGAGGCACTGACCGGGCTGGAGACCGAGGAGGACGCCTGGGGCTCTGCACCTT
This window contains:
- the ercc6 gene encoding DNA excision repair protein ERCC-6 → MPVEGAEPQASSSVSSPVSASLIPGGPEEDGAARGSAVCTFPENNHVSEAAAAYPANNGPGECNSAGKRSGALVQIDRQRIQVASASSGADELQGLGVAVYDQDVLEQGVLQQVDEAIQEASQAAVKAEAEKEYQLVLDDVRSVTSSLKHINKIIEQLTPYAASSKDISRKIESVKRQKENKEKQLKKVRAKQKRLQAILGGEDVQRVEAELFAEDDGEEEPGPSTLGSMLMPAQETEWEELIRKGHMTPFGTRIQQKEVKKEPRKLMLAENSAFDQYLADQAKLATERKKLPLQRKKKNTELSLNGMTKVKSKKSVSSSKDKKLKKRMRKLQITALKAHPKARPKAEPQHPKPRRRRHTEGEETDSEGSEYLPSEEVLDFEQEEREAREEGFGEDEGDEEYELKPFKRKSDKKVKKRESEEEYSPESSEGDEDEEDGGKEKKHKDDGDVEYYRQRIRKWKRQRLREREEKREMGEELTDDSDVEFDEGFKVPGFLWKKLYKYQQTGVRWMWELHCQQAGGILGDEMGLGKTIQVISFLAGLSYSKLRTRGSNYRYVGLGPTIIVCPATVMHQWVKEFHTWWPPFRVAVLHETGSFTSNKEKLIPEITSCHGILITSYSAVRNLQDALLRYDWHYIILDEGHKIRNPNAGVTTACKQFRTPHRFILSGSPMQNNLKELWSLFDFVFPGKLGTLPVFMEQFSVPITMGGYSNASPVQVQTAFKCACVLRDTINPYLLRRMKADVKANLSLPDKNEQVLFCRLTQDQRQVYQSFLDSKEVYQILNGDMQVFSGLIALRKICNHPDLFSGGPRMLRGIPEDQLTEEEHFGFWKRSGKLMVVESLLRLWFKQGHRVLLFTQSRQMLDILEVFVLEKNYSYLKMDGTTTIASRQPLITRYNEDKSIFIFLLTTKVGGLGVNLTGANRVIIYDPDWNPSTDTQARERAWRIGQKQQVTIYRLLTAGTIEEKIYHRQIFKQFLTNRVLKDPKQRRFFKSNDIYELFTLADPDGTQGTETSAIFAGTGSDVKVPRKHERPKRSHSVNHVSCEYKQTPAVQREAGADRRNSRDIPPLKSENSLNRSNAPADSQSQNEAGVSVDLLLTRLNNKESAAAKAANRSQHKDSHKHKEKRKHCDSNVDKHKHKKHKHSRGARFEGQRISHLVKKRTFRKSESEENSAGCRKESDDYVLAKLFKKSGIHSVMQHDTIMESSNPDYILVEAEANRVAKDALKALKSSRQQCRLPYNRPPPPAKKRFGLNKNSLLVSSPVPSASTPTKCKDAAIVKKSVSKKPGAGAHFSGEGPDGESNSTPLSSSDLLAKMRARNHVYKPSSQRAAEEEEEEDGSGDPERSLPPVPSTEHDELLVDLRNFVAFQASVDGQATTQEVLEYFKPRLTEEQAPIFRELLRSICDFHRTLGQEGMWKLKENFR